Proteins from one Mercurialis annua linkage group LG7, ddMerAnnu1.2, whole genome shotgun sequence genomic window:
- the LOC126655442 gene encoding uncharacterized protein LOC126655442 has translation MGDVDTESGSSSSSLNDPVSSSGSFIFTNYPLVAALVAFALAQSIKLFTSWYKEKRWDFKQLIGSGGMPSSHSATVTALAISVGFQEGFGGSLFATALILACVVMYDATGVRLQAGRQAEVLNQIVYELPAEHPLAERLPLRELLGHTPTQVIAGGLLGITTAIIGHFVARTASSQS, from the exons ATGGGGGATGTTGATACAGAATCTGGGTCGTCTTCATCGTCTTTGAATGACCCGGTTTCTTCATCTGGGTCGTTCATTTTCACCAATTATCCTCTGGTTGCTGCTCTTGTTGCCTTTGCTCTTGCCCAATCCATCAAACTCTTCACTTCTTG GTATAAGGAAAAGCGATGGGATTTCAAGCAACTTATCGGATCCGGTGGAATGCCATCTTCTCATTCCGCCACTGTTACTGCACTTGCCATATCAGTCGGGTTCCAAGAAGGCTTTGGCGGATCATTATTTGCCACTGCATTGATCTTAGCTTGTGTT GTGATGTATGACGCGACTGGTGTAAGACTACAAGCTGGACGGCAAGCAGAG GTGTTGAATCAAATTGTATATGAGCTACCTGCTGAGCATCCTCTGGCTGAGAGATTACCTCTGAGAGAACTTCTTGGTCACACCCCTACTCAG GTTATTGCCGGTGGTTTGCTGGGAATTACAACAGCTATTATTGGCCATTTTGTCGCTAGAACGGCGAGCAGTCAAAGTTGA